One stretch of Flavobacterium sp. 9 DNA includes these proteins:
- the kdsA gene encoding 3-deoxy-8-phosphooctulonate synthase, whose translation MNIQHIPQIKHTDSGNFFLLAGPCAIEGEEMALRIAEKLVGITDKLQIPYVFKGSFKKANRSRIDSFSGIGDEKALKILRKVSETFHVPTVTDIHTNEDAEMAAQYVDVLQIPAFLVRQTDLVVAAANTGKVVNLKKGQFMSPESMKHAVQKVLDCHNENVMVTDRGTMFGYQDMIVDFRGIPTMQQYASTVLDVTHSLQQPNQTAGVTGGRPDMIETVAKAGIAVGVDGIFIETHFDPANAKSDGANMLHLDYFEGLMTKLVAIRKTVNSF comes from the coding sequence ATGAACATACAACATATTCCTCAAATTAAGCATACTGATAGTGGAAACTTCTTTTTATTGGCGGGACCTTGCGCTATTGAAGGAGAAGAAATGGCTCTTAGAATTGCTGAAAAATTAGTTGGTATTACCGACAAACTTCAGATTCCTTATGTATTTAAAGGATCGTTTAAAAAAGCCAACCGTTCTAGAATTGATAGTTTTTCTGGAATTGGTGACGAAAAAGCATTAAAAATTTTAAGAAAAGTTTCTGAAACTTTTCACGTTCCAACTGTAACAGATATTCATACTAATGAAGATGCTGAAATGGCTGCGCAGTACGTTGATGTATTGCAAATTCCAGCTTTCCTTGTTCGCCAGACTGACCTTGTTGTGGCGGCTGCAAATACTGGAAAAGTGGTGAACTTGAAAAAAGGACAATTTATGAGTCCGGAAAGCATGAAACACGCGGTTCAAAAAGTATTAGATTGTCATAATGAGAATGTTATGGTTACGGATCGTGGTACTATGTTTGGATACCAGGACATGATTGTTGATTTTAGAGGAATTCCTACTATGCAACAATATGCTTCTACGGTTCTTGATGTAACGCACTCGTTGCAGCAACCTAACCAAACTGCAGGTGTTACGGGCGGAAGACCTGATATGATCGAAACTGTTGCCAAAGCGGGAATCGCTGTTGGTGTTGACGGTATTTTTATCGAAACTCATTTTGACCCTGCTAATGCAAAAAGTGATGGCGCTAACATGCTTCATTTAGACTATTTTGAAGGCCTAATGACCAAGTTGGTTGCTATCAGAAAAACAGTTAACTCATTTTAA